From the Penaeus chinensis breed Huanghai No. 1 chromosome 28, ASM1920278v2, whole genome shotgun sequence genome, one window contains:
- the LOC125039994 gene encoding uncharacterized protein LOC125039994, whose translation MHLLCQALGTCCHKTNEATTESEQEMSGEKEVGQRMKRANLKRSRRRSVCQRPPHWASCRLLVHPYVRALSQWNPAISSRTVPCPRSYKLPKARRRGTAAAAMAGWRRLVVAALLQLAFSRVLPTENCYEKGELSQGGRYFNCSKPRLIFSDTPSILTMDFRNKNKNNVFSLSLNRTADAFHLITRKGNETINSTQIDLRDSSSKLHLKINRSSVRAKTHGTWRKLDIPKTDEIFSLYFRGVPPNPALCITCYGEDIWQNGRDAYQSTEQGVVQSIQSTEQGVVETTQSTEQGVVETTEQSMTQSPGATEQSETVTLWPLCFILLPILGLLLYKRKHPCGKMQLLRQALRTCCHKTNEATTESEQEMPGYFHQARREETGTVHVKGEFEAGQVVSEDEYETVNDINVSADVHHFGSEEYETVNDIYVSADVHHFGSEEYETVNDI comes from the exons ATGCACCTGCTGTGTCAGGCCCTCGGGACCTGTTGCCACAAGACCAACGAAGCCACGACGGAAAGTGAGCAAGAAATGTccggagagaaggaagtggggcAGCGCATGAAAAGGGCGAACTTGAAGCGG TCACGGAGACGCAGCGTGTGTCAGAGGCCCCCGCATTGGGCGTCTTGCCGTTTGCTTGTTCATCCCTATGTGCGTGCTCTGAGTCAGTGGAACCCAGCTATTTCCAGCAGAACAGTTCCTTGTCCAAGAAGCTACAAGCTTCCCAAGGCGCGAAGGCGAGGCACCGCGGCTGCTGCGATGGCCGGCTGGCGGAGGCTGGTCGTGGCGGCGCTCCTGCAGCTGGCCTTTTCACGCGTCCTTCCTACAGAGA ATTGCTATGAAAAAGGGGAGCTGTCACAAGGAGGTAGATATTTCAACTGTTCAAAGCCACGTCTGATCTTCAGTGACACTCCAAGTATCCTCACAATGGACTttcgcaacaaaaacaaaaataatgtattCAGTCTGTCACTCAACAGAACAGCCGATGCCTTCCACCTCATTACTcggaaaggaaatgaaacaatTAACAGCACGCAAATTGATTTACGAGACTCTTCAAGTAAACTCCATCTAAAAATCAACCGCTCAAGTGTGCGCGCAAAGACACACGGAACATGGCGGAAGCTGGACATTCCGAAGACAGACGAGATCTTCTCCTTGTACTTTCGAGGAGTCCCTCCCAACCCTGCTCTCTGCATCACGTGCT ACGGAGAAGACATCTGGCAAAACGGACGAGACGCTTATCAGAGCACTGAACAAGGCGTCGTTCAATCCATCCAGAGCACTGAACAAGGCGTCGTTGAAACCACTCAGAGCACTGAACAAGGCGTCGTTGAAACCACTGAACAAAGCATGACGCAATCCCCTGGGGCCACGGAACAAAGCGAGACAG TAACATTGTGGCCGCTGTGCTTCATCCTGCTGCCAATATTGGGCCTCCTGCTGTACAAACGAAAGCACCCTTGTGGAAAGATGCAGCTGCTGCGCCAGGCCCTCAGGACCTGTTGCCACAAGACTAACGAAGCCACGACGGAAAGTGAGCAAGAAATGCCCGGATATTTTCACCAAGCTCGAAGAGAAGAAACTGGGACAGTGCATGTTAAGGGCGAGTTTGAAGCGGGTCAGGTCGTAAGTGAAGACGAATACGAAACAGTGAATGACATTAACGTTTCTGCTGATGTTCACCATTTCGGAAGTGAAGAATATGAAACAGTGAATGACATTTACGTTTCTGCTGATGTTCACCATTTCGGAAGCGAAGAATATGAAACAGTGAACGATATATAA